The Onychomys torridus chromosome 4, mOncTor1.1, whole genome shotgun sequence genome includes a window with the following:
- the Fpgs gene encoding folylpolyglutamate synthase, mitochondrial, producing the protein MSWARSHLRSALSLAAVSARGATAEGAARRWLSAWPAPQEPGMEYQDAVRMLNTLQTNASYLEQVKRQRSDPQAQLEAMEVYLARSGLQVEDLNRLNIIHVTGTKGKGSTCAFTERILRNYGLKTGFFSSPHLVQVRERIRINGKPISPELFTKHFWRLYHQLEEFKDDSHISMPAYFRFLTLMAFHVFLQEKVDLAVVEVGIGGAYDCTNIIRKPVVCGVSSLGIDHTNLLGDTVEKIAWQKGGIFKPGVPAFTVLQPEGPLAVLRDRAQQTSCPLYLCPPLEALEEGGLPLTLGLEGEHQRSNAALALQLAHSWLEQQDHQDIQELKVSRPGTRWQLPLAPVFHPTSHMRHGLRDTEWPGRTQVLRRGPLTWYLDGAHTTSSVQACVRWYCQSLQRSRRPNGGPGVHVLLFNSTGDRDSAALLKLLQPCQFDYAVFCPNLTEVSSTENADQQNFTVTLDQVLLRCLQHQQHWSCLAERQASPDLWSSPSAEPSGPGSLLLLHPPHSASTNSLVFSCISHALQWISQGRDPIFQPPSPPRSLLSHPTASSGASILREAAAIHVLVTGSLHLVGGVLKLLEPSLSQ; encoded by the exons ATGTCGTGGGCGCGGAGCCACCTGCGCTCGGCTCTGTCCCTGGCAGCTGTTTCCGCGCGTGGTGCAACGGCCGAGGGCGCGGCGCGGCGGTGGTTGAGCGCGTGGCCCGCGCCGCAGGAGCCCGGCATGGAGTATCAG GATGCTGTGCGCATGCTCAACACCCTGCAGACCAATGCCAGCTACCTGGAGCAGGTAAAGCGTCAACGGAGTGACCCTCAGGCGCAGCTGGAAGCCATGGAGGTGTACCTGGCACGGAGTGGGCTGCAG GTGGAGGACCTAAACCGGCTAAACATTATCCATGTCACTGGGACCAAAGGGAAG GGCTCTACCTGTGCCTTCACTGAACGCATCCTGCGGAATTACGGCCTGAAGACCGGCTTCTTTAG CTCTCCCCACCTGGTGCAGGTGCGTGAACGGATTCGCATCAATGGGAAGCCCATCAGTCCGGAACTTTTTACCAAGCACTTCTGGCGCCTCTATCACCAGCTGGAGGAGTTCAag GATGACAGCCACATTTCCATGCCTGCTTACTTCCGATTCCTCACACTCATGGCCTTCCATGTCTTCCTCCAAGAGAAG GTGGACCTGGCTGTGGTAGAAGTGGGCATTGGCGGGGCTTATGACTGCACCAACATCATCAG AAAGCCAGTCGTGTGTGGTGTGTCCTCTCTTGGTATTGACCACACCAACCTGCTAGGAGACACAGTGGAGAAAATAGCCTGGCAGAAAGGGGGCATCTTTAAG CCTGGCGTTCCTGCCTTTACTGTGCTACAGCCAGAAGGTCCCCTGGCCGTGCTGAGGGATCGAGCCCAGCAGACCtca TGTCCTCTGTACCTGTGTCCACCCTTAGAAGCCCTGGAAGAGGGTGGGCTGCCGCTGACCCTGGGCCTGGAGGGAGAGCACCAGCGGTCCAATGCAGCCTTAGCCTTGCAGCTGGCCCACAGTTGGCTGGAGCAGCAGGACCACCAGG ACATCCAGGAGCTGAAGGTGTCCAGGCCAGGCACACGGTGGCAGCTGCCATTGGCACCTGTGTTCCATCCCACCTCTCACATGAGACATG GGCTTCGGGACACGGAGTGGCCTGGTCGGACACAGGTGCTGCGGCGAGGACCTCTCACCTGGTACCTGGATGGCGCACATACCACCAGCAGTGTGCAAGCCTGCGTGCGCTGGTATTGCCAGTCCTTACAGCGCAGTAGACGCCCCAATGG TGGGCCTGGAGTACATGTCCTGCTCTTTAACTCCACCGGTGACAGGGACTCTGCTGCTCTGCTGAAGCTGCTGCAG CCCTGCCAGTTTGACTACGCTGTCTTCTGTCCCAACCTGACAGAGGTGTCATCCACAGAAAACGCAG ACCAGCAGAACTTCACAGTGACTCTGGACCAGGTGCTGCTCCGCTGCCTCCAACACCAGCAACACTGGAGCTGCCTGGCCGAGAGACAAGCCAGCCCTGACCTCTGGAGTAGCCCCAGTGCAGAGCCTAGCGGGCCGGGCTCCCTACTGCTACTACACCCACCTCACTCTGCTAGCACCAACTCCCTAGTTTTTAGCTGCATCTCCCACGCCTTACAGTGGATCAGCCAAGGCCGGGATCCCATCTTTCAACCCCCGAGCCCTCCAAGGAGCCTCCTCAGCCACCCCACAGCCAGCAGTGGGGCAAGCATTCTCCGTGAGGCTGCTGCCATCCATGTACTGGTTACAGGGAGCCTGCACCTAGTGGGTGGAGTCCTAAAGCTGCTGGAACCGTCCCTGTCGCAGTAG